A single genomic interval of Fibrobacter sp. UWB13 harbors:
- a CDS encoding LamG domain-containing protein: protein MKNRQVYLKLSRNCVACVMSLAISLTFLACSSSEDVAGGVTDIGNSVVKPPEYELIAGEVIDVQGNGVAHARVVLYTDGFYSNNKEDFRDSVETVSDSVGHFSFELERECVIMHDSAYINRRKTYSGFENAGSNMFLYAEHEGLSLLVGGMGLEGYYMMQIEKPRTLKGSLDGKSSGYVRLAATDIVSELDENGHFTLEKVPSGRRMELFYVEGDTAKGRLHFATTDSRDTISLPPLEILEGNDGYMTSRDLGYDYGIVTYAPNFVSEDKRREIPLQLHYVEQNAVVYDNDSTLADSVVRVEGIRGYEKAILLLPGQFIDLDTLDPTDGDFTLSLWTKWNGPNGEHQVLFSQRDYWSDSTSRFQWHYEVNSGTFAVMKSMPGSPEAVYFGDSTSVPVGEWAFLVLVSKNHKVSMYVNGEPIAIAGSDGTEFAGEFVPNELNRNVPFRIGGDEIETETWNGALDEIWVESIARSPEWIEVMYEQLKP from the coding sequence ATGAAAAATAGACAAGTTTATCTAAAGTTGTCGCGTAATTGCGTTGCGTGCGTGATGTCGCTTGCGATTTCTTTGACGTTCTTAGCGTGCTCAAGTAGCGAGGATGTCGCCGGTGGCGTGACCGATATCGGAAATTCCGTTGTAAAACCGCCTGAATACGAATTGATTGCTGGCGAAGTTATTGACGTGCAGGGCAATGGTGTCGCCCATGCCCGTGTGGTGCTTTATACAGATGGCTTTTATTCGAATAATAAGGAGGACTTCCGAGATTCTGTCGAAACGGTTTCCGATTCTGTAGGTCATTTCAGTTTTGAGTTGGAACGCGAATGTGTGATAATGCATGATTCCGCTTACATAAACCGCAGGAAGACGTATAGCGGCTTCGAGAATGCTGGCTCGAACATGTTCCTTTATGCAGAACACGAAGGCCTTTCCTTGCTTGTCGGTGGCATGGGGCTAGAAGGGTACTACATGATGCAAATTGAGAAGCCTAGAACGCTGAAGGGTAGCCTTGACGGAAAGTCTTCGGGCTATGTGCGGTTGGCTGCTACGGATATTGTTTCAGAACTTGACGAAAATGGTCACTTTACGCTTGAAAAAGTGCCTTCCGGTAGGCGTATGGAATTGTTTTATGTGGAAGGCGATACGGCGAAGGGACGCCTTCACTTTGCTACGACTGATTCCCGTGATACGATATCGCTCCCGCCGCTCGAAATTTTGGAAGGTAATGACGGTTACATGACTAGCCGGGATTTGGGCTATGACTATGGAATTGTGACTTATGCGCCGAATTTTGTTTCAGAAGATAAGCGAAGGGAAATCCCGTTACAGTTGCATTACGTGGAACAAAACGCTGTTGTTTACGACAACGATTCTACGCTTGCTGATAGTGTGGTGCGTGTGGAAGGAATTCGCGGGTACGAAAAGGCTATTTTACTTTTACCTGGCCAATTTATCGACCTCGATACGCTTGACCCTACAGATGGCGACTTTACGCTGTCGTTATGGACGAAGTGGAATGGTCCCAATGGCGAACACCAAGTGCTGTTTAGCCAGCGTGATTATTGGAGCGATTCAACTTCGCGATTCCAGTGGCATTACGAGGTGAATAGCGGAACGTTTGCCGTGATGAAAAGTATGCCGGGCAGCCCCGAGGCGGTGTATTTCGGGGATTCAACATCCGTGCCTGTCGGGGAGTGGGCTTTCCTTGTGCTCGTTTCCAAGAATCACAAGGTGAGCATGTATGTGAATGGCGAACCTATAGCAATTGCGGGTTCCGATGGAACTGAATTTGCAGGGGAATTTGTGCCGAACGAGCTGAATCGTAACGTCCCCTTCCGCATCGGTGGCGATGAAATCGAGACTGAAACCTGGAACGGCGCACTCGATGAAATTTGGGTGGAATCAATCGCCCGCAGTCCCGAGTGGATTGAGGTCATGTACGAGCAACTGAAGCCTTAA
- a CDS encoding DUF4859 domain-containing protein, whose translation MQKSCLGWIPGTALTFALSINVYAAPGDAYTWPGYRSDLDYDTKSNLGEIKPPTKFNNNCSGVTGKKAGKWWAFYWGKDRDSRITDVTIDSILKKYDTDFEYLYNEMGWAPDAQAQEGQYSAVYYYGSGTCAGGAKTDTTGGWQTWVAGYTAVAASFYPLYSFNTSCPYRDRVAQMDAMIHEGIHSMTNGYPGAKDAHWFQEAGNTWIQQDMFSHRDGVYSGMGFLNAATVIAPFMPIETYSGWLIDGTFGGPGGGADGGGVTGKNQRYLLGGSQYSNIFPTFIGTWIGTGAVRWIYGNAYGKTKYLLETYGLDKGLGDAGVRRLITEFRARLAMLDMKKWSGEIRNLLNQHFGSDTYWEQDMWDNNRKSYTWTMTPYQTVTESNGYLVPNQETTPGWSGSNVVPLKVQSGAKEVTVSFYPNGANSNNKNMNFLLCYRATDGTPVYSEPITGEGSATLRLDKTPSSTNGTPMVFAVIVNTDYQYTGNTGIRKLHYDYKLKPEAGVSGAGAANVKYYNDFKLDYKWPEIGETPVASSSSVASSSSVAPASSSSEKPANSSSSAKIVTDGATTYNITATLPIDDNYATVSAKFNASEVAKKLGLTTATLTQAQFFALENDGNIVTNSTTNTPGHWFSKDGKVVEWGETAYVFSEADLSSGTIAIGHYPNRVSNGEKFNFTQGLSYNGKTVLFKVTISITNETGSDEGGKTTALMYGLDKVSTHMNLALRNGNLEIRYTLPQRDNVKISLFNGFGALLAQEITGMQNAGTHTRSLNMSQMPRGTYIVKITTGSYREARPINITR comes from the coding sequence ATGCAAAAAAGTTGTTTGGGATGGATTCCGGGCACGGCATTGACGTTCGCCCTAAGCATTAACGTTTACGCGGCACCTGGCGATGCCTACACTTGGCCCGGCTATCGTTCAGATTTGGATTACGATACCAAATCGAACCTAGGCGAAATCAAGCCGCCGACCAAGTTCAACAACAATTGTTCGGGCGTTACCGGAAAGAAGGCCGGTAAGTGGTGGGCGTTTTACTGGGGCAAGGATCGCGACAGCCGCATTACCGACGTGACGATTGATTCGATCCTCAAGAAGTACGATACCGATTTCGAGTATCTGTACAATGAGATGGGATGGGCGCCGGATGCCCAAGCGCAAGAAGGCCAGTACAGCGCAGTTTATTACTACGGCTCGGGTACGTGTGCCGGTGGCGCAAAGACGGATACTACGGGCGGTTGGCAAACATGGGTAGCAGGCTACACGGCCGTGGCCGCTTCGTTCTATCCGCTGTATAGCTTCAATACGAGTTGCCCTTACCGTGATCGCGTGGCGCAGATGGATGCGATGATTCACGAGGGAATACACTCGATGACGAACGGTTACCCCGGCGCAAAGGATGCGCATTGGTTCCAGGAAGCGGGTAACACCTGGATTCAGCAGGATATGTTCAGCCACCGCGATGGTGTATACAGCGGTATGGGATTTCTGAATGCGGCGACGGTTATTGCGCCGTTTATGCCTATTGAAACCTATTCGGGCTGGCTGATTGACGGCACCTTCGGTGGTCCTGGCGGCGGTGCCGATGGCGGTGGCGTGACCGGTAAGAACCAGCGTTACCTGTTGGGAGGCTCGCAGTACAGCAACATTTTCCCGACGTTTATCGGAACATGGATCGGTACGGGTGCGGTGCGCTGGATTTACGGAAACGCTTACGGCAAGACCAAGTACCTGCTTGAAACTTACGGTCTCGACAAGGGTCTTGGCGATGCGGGCGTGCGCAGGCTCATTACCGAATTCCGCGCAAGGCTTGCAATGCTAGACATGAAAAAATGGTCCGGCGAAATCAGGAACCTGCTGAATCAGCATTTCGGAAGCGACACCTACTGGGAACAGGACATGTGGGACAACAACAGGAAAAGCTACACCTGGACCATGACGCCTTACCAGACGGTAACGGAAAGCAACGGTTACCTTGTACCGAATCAGGAAACAACTCCGGGATGGTCGGGCTCGAATGTGGTGCCGCTGAAGGTACAAAGCGGCGCTAAAGAAGTGACGGTGAGTTTCTACCCGAACGGCGCAAATTCCAATAACAAGAACATGAATTTCTTGCTGTGCTACCGCGCGACCGACGGTACACCTGTGTACAGCGAACCCATTACGGGCGAAGGTTCCGCGACGCTTCGCCTAGACAAGACGCCTTCTTCGACGAACGGCACGCCGATGGTTTTTGCGGTCATCGTGAATACCGATTACCAGTACACTGGCAACACGGGAATTCGCAAGCTGCATTACGATTATAAGTTGAAGCCCGAAGCTGGCGTAAGCGGCGCAGGGGCGGCAAACGTCAAGTATTACAATGACTTTAAACTGGATTACAAGTGGCCTGAAATCGGCGAAACCCCGGTTGCGTCCAGTAGCTCTGTAGCTTCGAGCAGCTCTGTCGCTCCCGCAAGCTCTAGCAGTGAAAAGCCCGCGAATTCCAGCAGTTCCGCAAAAATCGTCACGGACGGCGCAACCACATACAACATCACAGCAACACTTCCGATTGACGACAACTACGCCACCGTTTCTGCAAAATTCAACGCTAGCGAGGTTGCGAAGAAACTCGGACTCACCACAGCAACGCTCACACAGGCACAATTCTTCGCACTTGAAAACGACGGGAACATCGTCACCAACAGCACGACAAACACACCGGGCCATTGGTTTAGCAAAGATGGCAAAGTCGTTGAATGGGGCGAAACCGCCTATGTATTCAGCGAAGCAGATTTATCAAGCGGAACTATCGCAATAGGCCACTACCCCAACCGAGTCAGCAACGGCGAAAAGTTCAACTTTACGCAAGGGCTCTCGTACAACGGGAAAACGGTTCTTTTCAAAGTCACGATCAGCATCACCAACGAAACTGGAAGCGACGAAGGTGGAAAGACCACAGCTCTGATGTACGGACTTGATAAAGTTTCGACACACATGAACCTCGCCCTCCGTAATGGAAATCTCGAAATCCGTTACACGCTCCCTCAGCGCGACAATGTAAAAATCAGCCTATTCAATGGATTCGGAGCATTACTTGCACAAGAAATCACGGGAATGCAAAACGCAGGCACGCACACGCGCTCGCTCAACATGAGTCAAATGCCGCGCGGCACCTACATCGTAAAAATCACGACGGGCAGCTATCGCGAAGCAAGACCAATTAACATCACAAGATAA
- a CDS encoding TIGR02147 family protein, which produces MCIALEHLFDYDDFRKFLQDYFEEQKKMRSVFSHRFFAAKAGFSSSSYCLNVIRGRFNLTPKSIEKISKAMEFEPLQKTYFEVLVQYNQAQQVDARERAWNQIVQIRKQIEFTHVTTREQGYFEKWYYPIVRELAVSSDWNGDFRVLARSVVPQITTDEARDAVKKLLEWGLLKKEGERYVETSQMLDASEIPPMALRRIRHEYMQHAVGAVESMPKNERFAAFTTLAMSEKSYNYAVEVLEEARKKIIARAANDSEVERVYEMMLVAFPMSKKIGKEAENEK; this is translated from the coding sequence ATGTGCATTGCGCTTGAACATCTGTTTGACTATGACGACTTCCGCAAGTTCCTGCAAGACTATTTTGAGGAACAGAAGAAAATGCGGTCGGTGTTTTCGCATCGATTTTTTGCAGCAAAGGCTGGCTTCAGTAGTTCTTCTTATTGCCTGAATGTTATCCGTGGGCGCTTCAATTTGACCCCGAAATCTATCGAAAAAATTTCAAAGGCGATGGAATTCGAACCGTTGCAAAAGACGTATTTCGAGGTGCTGGTGCAGTACAACCAGGCGCAACAAGTTGACGCACGCGAACGTGCCTGGAATCAAATTGTACAGATTCGTAAGCAGATAGAATTTACACATGTCACGACGCGTGAACAGGGATACTTCGAAAAATGGTATTACCCGATTGTACGCGAATTGGCGGTGTCATCGGATTGGAATGGTGACTTCCGTGTGCTTGCGCGTTCGGTTGTGCCGCAGATAACGACGGACGAGGCACGCGATGCGGTGAAAAAGCTGCTGGAATGGGGACTCTTGAAAAAAGAGGGTGAACGCTATGTCGAAACATCGCAAATGCTTGATGCTTCGGAAATTCCGCCAATGGCGTTGCGACGCATCCGTCATGAGTATATGCAGCATGCGGTGGGTGCCGTGGAATCTATGCCCAAAAACGAACGCTTTGCGGCGTTCACGACTCTTGCGATGAGCGAAAAATCCTACAATTATGCGGTAGAGGTGCTGGAAGAAGCCCGCAAGAAAATTATTGCCCGTGCGGCAAATGATTCGGAAGTGGAACGCGTTTACGAAATGATGCTTGTGGCGTTCCCGATGAGCAAGAAAATAGGGAAGGAGGCGGAAAATGAAAAATAG
- a CDS encoding CotH kinase family protein: MGYVCNFAKGVALLFPLFLFACGNSESVNFISPNELLVSFGGEAQSSSSELLQSSSSLTIIQSSSIITQSSSSSVIAQSSSSRVPVQSSSSVLPSPPNNGVPYIRIITYDSANVDSAYALCSVEIAGNGIYEDLAPASGKIRTRGNSTRLWYPKKPYRVKLDAKTSVLGLPANKDWVLLANYRDQSKFMNAVAFDMARYMGSFAFVNANRFVEVEINGEYMGIYQLTEQIEHGVSRVNTGNGGVLLSLDKDDGPELSPSATNNFYSKIYKLPVAVKYPKNVTATQIDTISANLAVLEQAIANSDYDSVQKLMDISSFMDFLILQELTHNVELEAPRSMYLYKDSSGLYHMGPVWDFDGGLAYSWDEDTKKYFVDQDWILHRNRAVSGFFINLFANEYFLADYKARWGQLKTSILADVFSKLDDYMVQTQKALENDAIKWTPVRSYIDEVQSLKSWLTERVNRYESALQKY, translated from the coding sequence ATGGGATATGTTTGTAACTTTGCGAAGGGCGTTGCCCTTCTTTTCCCGCTATTTCTTTTTGCTTGCGGAAACTCTGAATCGGTGAATTTCATTTCGCCGAACGAATTGCTCGTTTCGTTTGGCGGCGAAGCCCAGAGTTCGTCCAGTGAACTTTTGCAAAGTTCATCTTCTTTGACGATTATACAGTCCTCGTCAATAATCACGCAGTCGTCCTCCTCATCGGTAATCGCGCAATCGTCATCTTCGCGGGTTCCCGTACAATCCTCATCTTCGGTTCTCCCTTCGCCTCCCAATAACGGAGTTCCTTACATTCGTATTATAACTTATGATTCTGCAAATGTCGATAGCGCCTACGCTCTTTGTTCTGTTGAAATTGCTGGGAACGGAATTTATGAGGATTTAGCCCCTGCAAGTGGTAAAATCCGAACTCGTGGAAATTCTACGCGCCTCTGGTACCCTAAAAAGCCTTACCGCGTCAAACTTGATGCAAAGACTTCTGTTCTCGGACTCCCTGCCAATAAAGATTGGGTGTTGCTTGCGAATTATCGCGATCAAAGCAAATTCATGAATGCGGTTGCTTTTGATATGGCGCGTTACATGGGGAGCTTCGCTTTTGTGAACGCCAACCGATTTGTCGAAGTTGAAATCAATGGCGAGTATATGGGCATCTATCAACTTACCGAGCAAATTGAACATGGGGTATCGCGAGTCAATACGGGTAATGGAGGGGTATTGCTGAGTCTTGACAAGGATGATGGACCGGAACTTTCGCCGAGTGCCACGAATAATTTCTATAGCAAAATTTACAAGTTGCCTGTTGCCGTCAAGTACCCTAAAAATGTGACCGCAACGCAAATCGATACCATATCTGCGAACCTTGCAGTTTTGGAACAGGCCATTGCAAATTCCGACTATGACAGCGTTCAAAAACTCATGGATATCAGCAGCTTTATGGATTTTCTAATCTTGCAGGAATTGACGCACAATGTTGAATTAGAAGCCCCGCGCAGTATGTATTTGTATAAGGATTCTTCGGGTTTGTATCATATGGGGCCTGTATGGGATTTTGATGGTGGGCTTGCTTATAGCTGGGATGAAGATACCAAGAAATACTTTGTTGATCAGGACTGGATTTTACATAGAAATCGGGCGGTTTCCGGATTCTTTATAAACTTGTTTGCAAATGAATATTTCCTGGCTGATTACAAGGCTCGCTGGGGGCAGCTTAAAACAAGTATTCTGGCTGATGTATTTTCAAAGCTAGACGATTATATGGTGCAAACACAAAAGGCTCTTGAAAATGATGCGATAAAATGGACACCTGTCCGCAGTTACATTGACGAAGTTCAAAGCCTCAAAAGCTGGCTTACTGAACGCGTGAACCGTTACGAGTCGGCTTTGCAAAAATACTAG
- a CDS encoding rhamnogalacturonan lyase translates to MNKIWCLGLSLALGLGSAQAARQMEWLNRGLVAVKTTNGVFLSWRVLGTDGNTTGFNLYRDGEKIASFTGSQASNYTDAKGTASSRYSVKAVVGGKEIAADAAVSVWSNQYLTVNLDRPNGGSDYTYSPNDIAVGDVDGDGEFELILKWDPSNSKDNSQKGKTGNVIIDCYKMNGKKLWRVDLGVNIRAGAHYTQMLVGDYDGDGKTEFAVKTAPGTKDGSGNYLSLGSAKGADHSKDYRNSNGYILSGPEWLTIFNGETGKEMATVDYNPGRGTVKSWGDSYGNRVDRFLATNAYLDGKKPSMVFQRGYYTRMAITAYDWDGKTLSQRWYYNAATSGQECYGQGNHNISAGDVDGDGFDEIIEGSCAVDHDGKFMYRTGKGHGDAMHLSDLDPDNPGLEVWQVHEEKPYGYDLHDARTGKLLFNEKSSGDNGRGVAGDVDSLNRGHELWSAANWNTYTVKGKIWKADKRPAYNFRIYWDGDLLDELLDNTTISKWDHAKQQSNTLFQMQGNSCNTTKATPNFSGDILGDWREEVILHDGASKLYIYTTTIPTEHRMYTLAHDPIYRLGMSWQNTAYNQPLHLGFWLYGNKDKFPTPDITLVGDHTPKPAAIIKQGAGSSSQAIALGDSIVPFTFAIQNADGATVENLPAGVSAKWNAQTNSLYFSGTPTVSGEFTYTITTKGGNAEYGEATRSGKFTIDDPNAKTTSLKPRTERALLNGSRHVYDLRGRLVKQRKHRGFYLTR, encoded by the coding sequence ATGAACAAAATTTGGTGTTTGGGATTGTCCCTAGCGCTTGGGCTAGGGAGTGCGCAGGCGGCTCGCCAGATGGAATGGCTGAACCGCGGTTTGGTCGCCGTAAAGACGACTAACGGAGTTTTCCTCAGTTGGCGAGTTCTCGGAACAGACGGTAATACGACCGGCTTTAACCTGTACCGCGATGGCGAGAAAATCGCCAGTTTTACGGGCTCACAAGCAAGCAACTATACCGACGCGAAAGGGACGGCCTCGAGCAGGTATTCCGTAAAGGCTGTTGTCGGCGGCAAAGAAATAGCGGCTGACGCTGCAGTTTCTGTTTGGAGTAATCAATATCTGACCGTAAATCTTGACCGTCCGAATGGTGGGAGCGATTACACCTACAGCCCGAACGATATCGCGGTAGGCGATGTAGACGGCGATGGAGAATTTGAGCTGATTCTCAAGTGGGATCCGAGCAATTCTAAAGACAATTCGCAGAAGGGCAAAACCGGCAACGTCATCATCGATTGCTACAAAATGAATGGCAAAAAGTTGTGGCGCGTTGACCTCGGCGTAAATATTCGCGCAGGGGCACATTACACGCAGATGCTCGTGGGCGACTATGATGGCGACGGCAAGACAGAATTTGCCGTAAAAACAGCGCCCGGAACAAAGGACGGTAGCGGCAATTACTTGTCACTCGGTTCTGCAAAAGGCGCAGACCACAGCAAGGATTACAGAAACTCGAACGGCTATATTCTTTCGGGACCTGAATGGCTCACGATTTTCAACGGCGAAACAGGTAAGGAAATGGCGACGGTCGATTACAATCCAGGTCGTGGCACCGTCAAGAGCTGGGGCGATAGCTACGGTAACCGCGTGGATCGATTCCTCGCAACAAACGCCTACCTCGATGGCAAAAAGCCGAGCATGGTGTTTCAGCGCGGTTACTACACCCGCATGGCAATTACCGCCTACGATTGGGACGGTAAAACGCTTTCGCAACGCTGGTATTACAACGCAGCAACAAGCGGACAGGAATGTTACGGGCAAGGCAATCACAACATTTCCGCAGGCGACGTGGATGGCGACGGTTTCGATGAAATCATTGAAGGAAGTTGCGCCGTTGACCACGATGGAAAATTCATGTACCGCACAGGCAAGGGCCACGGCGATGCCATGCACTTGAGCGATCTCGACCCCGACAACCCCGGTCTTGAAGTTTGGCAAGTTCACGAAGAAAAGCCCTACGGATACGATTTGCACGATGCCCGCACCGGCAAGCTACTTTTTAACGAAAAGAGTTCGGGCGATAACGGGCGCGGTGTCGCAGGCGATGTGGATTCGCTAAACCGTGGACACGAACTTTGGTCTGCCGCTAATTGGAACACCTATACCGTAAAAGGAAAAATTTGGAAAGCAGACAAGCGCCCCGCTTATAACTTCCGTATTTATTGGGATGGCGACTTGCTTGATGAACTGTTGGACAATACGACTATCAGCAAGTGGGACCATGCAAAGCAACAGAGCAATACACTTTTCCAGATGCAGGGCAACAGTTGCAATACCACCAAGGCGACACCGAATTTCAGCGGTGATATTTTAGGCGACTGGCGCGAAGAAGTCATTTTGCACGATGGCGCATCCAAGCTCTACATCTACACAACTACGATTCCAACAGAACATCGAATGTACACGCTTGCGCACGACCCGATTTACCGTCTCGGCATGAGCTGGCAAAACACCGCCTACAATCAACCTCTGCATTTGGGATTTTGGTTATACGGCAATAAGGACAAGTTCCCGACGCCTGACATTACGCTCGTCGGCGACCATACACCGAAACCCGCCGCGATTATCAAGCAGGGCGCAGGTTCCAGCAGCCAAGCCATTGCGCTTGGGGATTCAATTGTTCCGTTCACTTTTGCAATCCAGAATGCCGATGGCGCAACTGTTGAAAATCTCCCTGCAGGCGTAAGCGCAAAATGGAACGCACAGACAAATTCGCTATACTTCAGCGGAACGCCAACCGTCAGCGGAGAATTCACCTACACGATCACCACAAAGGGAGGCAACGCGGAATACGGCGAAGCAACCCGCAGCGGGAAATTTACCATTGACGATCCGAACGCTAAAACAACTTCGCTAAAGCCTCGTACGGAAAGAGCTTTGCTGAACGGTTCTAGACACGTTTATGATTTGCGAGGACGTCTTGTGAAACAACGTAAACATCGTGGTTTTTATCTAACAAGATAA
- a CDS encoding TIGR02147 family protein, which translates to MGEKKLGKKIFEYLDYREFLKDYYSAKKEANPAFSLRVFSDKIGFKAKDFISRVMNGDKNLSSASIPKVASGLRLGKHETEFFIGLVKFNQADTMEERNAAFEEMQAALKVVRFSEKQHILGHAQYMVYSHWRHLIIRSLIGMFGFDGDYEALAKMVHPHVTADEAKKSVKLLEDCELIKKGDDGKYVLTESAISTGDRTSKLALRGFHQHCLKLAADSIDRDPPGSRHVSGLTLGISQEGYERIVERINAFRKEIALIAEEDKNSDKVFQLQFALFPVGGK; encoded by the coding sequence ATGGGCGAAAAGAAACTAGGGAAAAAAATCTTCGAATACCTGGACTACCGGGAGTTTTTGAAGGATTATTATAGCGCAAAGAAGGAGGCGAACCCTGCCTTTTCGCTCCGCGTTTTCTCGGATAAAATCGGGTTCAAGGCCAAAGATTTCATCAGTCGCGTGATGAACGGTGACAAAAATCTTTCGAGCGCGAGCATCCCGAAAGTGGCTTCTGGGCTGCGCCTGGGCAAGCACGAGACCGAGTTTTTTATTGGGCTTGTGAAGTTCAATCAGGCGGATACGATGGAGGAGCGCAATGCTGCGTTTGAAGAAATGCAGGCGGCGCTCAAGGTGGTGCGCTTTTCCGAGAAACAGCATATTCTCGGGCATGCGCAGTACATGGTGTATTCGCATTGGCGGCACCTGATTATTCGCAGTCTTATCGGCATGTTCGGTTTTGATGGCGATTACGAAGCGCTTGCGAAAATGGTCCACCCGCATGTGACGGCGGACGAGGCAAAAAAATCGGTCAAGTTGCTCGAAGACTGTGAACTTATCAAGAAAGGGGATGACGGCAAATACGTGCTCACCGAGAGCGCGATTAGCACGGGGGATCGCACGTCAAAACTTGCGCTGCGCGGTTTCCACCAGCATTGTCTAAAGCTTGCTGCGGATTCTATTGATCGCGACCCGCCGGGCTCGCGTCATGTTTCTGGGCTTACGCTAGGCATTAGCCAGGAAGGTTACGAACGCATCGTAGAGCGCATCAACGCCTTCCGCAAGGAAATTGCGCTCATCGCCGAAGAAGATAAGAATTCAGATAAAGTTTTTCAGTTGCAATTTGCGCTGTTCCCTGTCGGCGGAAAATAA
- a CDS encoding TIGR02147 family protein — protein sequence MIDVSKISVFMYFDYRDFIRAVLETMQSKGLSLRAIQENAGVSGSAFFSRILDGSRPLSVANAKNIAKSWGLPDDESDYFLDLVRFGNEKNVDVREELLRKLLAVRANNQEFALQDSSLKFFSKWYYPVLRDLLPLLPPNMPAEKIGRMFTPVLRAPQVESGIRYLMESGFVTLDENGVYRVEQPIVSTPPRVRSTILRKYHLKNLEVNSEVYDLFTSDDRSVTSVTCSLSKESFEKVREEIAKLREKILALSREEKNPDRVCHVGFQLVNRAKVKEVK from the coding sequence ATGATAGATGTTTCCAAAATTAGTGTATTTATGTATTTTGATTACCGCGATTTTATTCGCGCTGTTTTGGAAACAATGCAGTCAAAGGGCCTTTCGCTCCGAGCGATTCAAGAAAATGCGGGTGTTTCCGGTTCTGCGTTTTTCAGCCGAATCCTAGATGGCTCGCGCCCGCTGTCCGTTGCGAATGCGAAAAATATCGCCAAGTCGTGGGGACTTCCCGATGATGAATCGGATTACTTTCTCGATTTGGTGCGCTTCGGTAACGAAAAGAATGTAGATGTACGCGAAGAATTGTTGCGAAAGCTCCTTGCGGTCCGTGCGAACAATCAGGAATTTGCTCTGCAGGATTCTTCGCTCAAGTTTTTCTCGAAATGGTACTATCCCGTGTTGCGCGACTTGCTCCCTCTGCTTCCGCCCAATATGCCGGCGGAAAAAATTGGACGCATGTTTACGCCAGTGCTTCGCGCTCCTCAGGTGGAAAGTGGTATTCGCTATTTGATGGAATCGGGATTCGTTACGTTAGATGAAAATGGTGTATATCGTGTGGAACAGCCTATTGTTTCAACTCCGCCTCGCGTGCGTTCTACGATTTTACGCAAATACCATCTAAAAAATCTTGAAGTGAATAGTGAAGTTTATGATCTGTTCACTAGTGATGACCGCAGCGTTACGAGTGTTACGTGCAGTTTGTCTAAAGAAAGCTTTGAAAAAGTCCGCGAAGAAATTGCGAAACTTCGCGAAAAAATTCTTGCGTTATCTCGTGAAGAGAAAAATCCAGACCGTGTTTGCCATGTAGGGTTTCAGTTGGTGAACCGCGCCAAAGTCAAGGAGGTAAAGTAA